One genomic segment of Pseudorasbora parva isolate DD20220531a chromosome 6, ASM2467924v1, whole genome shotgun sequence includes these proteins:
- the LOC137079106 gene encoding uncharacterized protein codes for MHMHKGDVTMRRLRLKPEGVALQHVRSATDNASFLEARHINPIKGRGVFAVSPFQRGDFVVEYRGEIIDSTESQARRKKYHPSQAVFMFDFYWQGKQWCMDASVENGSLGRLVNDDHVKPNCWMKKIVADGKPHLVLFALKNIERGDEIAYDYGGSDWPWRVDKNRKKKQVGSSDKTGVQDTNVVSPLILKVDGGHSANDAFIKRNKVRVESSDRTEVQYTAEVSPLILKVDGGHSTNDAFMNRDKERVESSDRTEGQDTAEVSPLILKVKKFPVNSLVEYTDSEVSSGPDLSSPQPDTVSDLPSSSIQIVW; via the exons ATGCATATGCACAAG GGGGATGTCACGATGAGGAGGTTGCGACTAAAGCCGGAAGGTGTAGCGCTGCAACATGTGCGCAGTGCCACAGACAATGCATCTTTTTTGGAGGCACGACACATAAATCCAATAAAAG GTCGTGGTGTGTTTGCCGTGTCCCCATTTCAAAGAGGGGATTTTGTTGTCGAATACAGAGGAGAAATCATTGACTCTACTGAATCTCAAGCTAGGAGGAAGAAGTATCATCCATCACAGGCAGTTTTTATGTTTGACTTCTACTGGCAGGGCAAACAATGGTG CATGGATGCTTCTGTGGAAAATGGATCATTGGGGAGGCTGGTCAATGATGACCATGTTAAGCCAAACTGCTGGATGAAAAAAATTGTTGCAGATGGAAAGCCACATCTAGTCCtgtttgctttaaaaaacatAGAGAGAGGAGATGAAATCGCATATGATTATGGAGGAAGTGATTGGCCTTGGAGG GTTGATAAAAACCGCAAAAAGAAACAGGTGGGAAGTTCTGACAAAACGGGGGTACAAGACACCAATGTGGTTTCCCCTTTAATTCTGAAG GTTGATGGTGGACATTCTGCTAATGATGCCTTTATAAAACGCAACAAGGTACGGGTGGAAAGTTCTGACAGAACGGAGGTACAATACACTGCTGAGGTTTCCCCTTTAATTCTGAAG GTTGATGGTGGACATTCTACTAATGACGCCTTTATGAACCGCGACAAGGAACGGGTGGAAAGTTCTGACAGAACGGAGGGACAAGACACTGCTGAGGTTTCCCCTTTAATTCTGAAG GTAAAAAAATTCCCAGTGAATTCCTTAGTTGAGTACACAGATTCTGAAGTCAGCTCTGGACCAGATCTTTCTTCTCCACAACCTGATACTGTTTCAGATTTACCATCTAGCAGCATACAG ATTGTGTGGTGA